In a single window of the candidate division WOR-3 bacterium genome:
- the ppdK gene encoding pyruvate, phosphate dikinase, with protein sequence MRYVYRFGNYYYGKGRLARADGSARMSAILGGKGAGLAEMTNIGIPVPPGFTISAELCIRFLKTGKYPKRLLQEVKEGMKFIEEVTGRKFGNPDRPLLLSVRSGAKVSMPGMLDSVLNLGLNDETVEGLARLTNNRYFAYDSYRRFIEMFGEVVLQIPREEFEKILEEEKKTLEKIKVPKAIKYQNQISCQEFTENSLQRIIKRYKEKVLQIIKKPFPQDPYEQLWQTISAVFKSWNNERAVEYRRIYNIPENLGTAVNVQAMVFGNMGETSATGVVFSRNPADGSNEPYGEFLINAQGEDIVAGIRTPQPIEWLKATHPKNYAQLLKILKKLERHYRDVQDVEFTIEDNRLWILQSRRAKRTPQAAVKIAYDMHKEGLISKEEAILRISAKEVEALLHPKLEESVKVLPVAKGLPASPGAVSGEVVFNSSKAIKLAKRGKKIILVRTKTSAEDVGGMAHAVGFLTATGGMTSHAAVVARGLGKPCVVGCANLYIDEQAKKALLGSQPIKEGMVITIDGSTGNVYLGALPTKESEFSKEFLAILRWADSIRKLNVRTNADTPKDASLARKFGAEGIGLCRTEHMFFGPKRIQAMREMILAPTPEQRKKALEKILPLQKQDFFEIFKAMDGLPVAIRTLDPPLHEFLPKDEAQIKKLAQSMKLPIDKVKQTISQLQEDNPMLGFRGCRLGIIYPEITEMQARAIFEAACEAIKQGIKVLPEVMVPLVGSEKEFIHQKQIIDRVANLVMAKYQIKVNYLVGTMIEVPRAAVIADKLAKHADFFSLGTNDLTQTVFGYSRDDIGNFLPQYLELKILEHNPFQTVDREGVGSLIKTVIKLARRANPKIKIGVCGEHGGDAESIVFFHQIGIDYVSCSPHRIPTARIAAAQAALSEKQKS encoded by the coding sequence GGTATGAAATTCATTGAAGAAGTTACTGGAAGAAAATTTGGTAATCCTGACCGCCCGCTTCTCTTATCGGTTCGCTCCGGCGCAAAGGTATCGATGCCTGGAATGCTTGATTCCGTATTAAATTTAGGTCTCAATGACGAAACAGTTGAAGGCCTAGCCCGACTTACTAATAATCGTTATTTTGCCTATGACAGTTATCGCAGATTTATTGAAATGTTCGGGGAGGTTGTATTACAAATCCCCCGTGAGGAATTTGAAAAAATTTTAGAGGAAGAAAAGAAAACTTTAGAAAAAATTAAAGTTCCAAAGGCGATAAAATATCAAAACCAGATTAGTTGTCAAGAATTTACCGAAAATTCTTTACAAAGAATCATTAAACGCTACAAAGAGAAAGTTTTACAAATCATAAAAAAACCATTTCCCCAGGACCCTTACGAGCAGCTTTGGCAAACAATTAGTGCGGTGTTTAAATCTTGGAATAACGAACGGGCAGTTGAATATCGGAGAATTTATAATATACCAGAAAATCTCGGCACCGCGGTAAATGTTCAGGCCATGGTTTTTGGAAATATGGGCGAAACTTCAGCAACTGGCGTAGTGTTTTCCCGTAATCCAGCCGACGGCTCAAATGAACCCTACGGAGAATTTTTAATTAATGCGCAAGGCGAAGATATTGTGGCAGGCATTAGAACGCCGCAGCCAATTGAGTGGCTTAAGGCTACACACCCGAAAAATTACGCCCAGCTCCTAAAGATTTTAAAAAAATTAGAAAGACATTACCGAGATGTTCAGGATGTAGAATTTACGATTGAAGATAACCGTTTATGGATCTTACAATCCCGGCGTGCTAAAAGAACCCCTCAAGCTGCAGTAAAGATTGCCTACGACATGCATAAGGAAGGACTAATCTCAAAAGAAGAGGCTATCTTACGAATTTCGGCTAAAGAAGTAGAAGCATTGCTTCATCCCAAGCTTGAAGAATCGGTTAAAGTTTTACCAGTTGCCAAAGGACTTCCTGCCTCCCCGGGTGCCGTATCGGGGGAAGTCGTTTTTAATAGCAGCAAGGCGATCAAGCTTGCCAAGCGTGGCAAAAAAATAATTTTGGTCCGGACGAAAACTTCAGCCGAAGATGTCGGAGGCATGGCACACGCGGTAGGATTTCTCACGGCCACAGGTGGCATGACATCACATGCAGCTGTAGTGGCTCGAGGACTAGGCAAACCTTGCGTTGTCGGTTGTGCGAATTTATATATTGACGAACAAGCTAAGAAGGCCCTTTTGGGTTCCCAGCCCATAAAAGAGGGCATGGTTATCACCATCGACGGCTCGACTGGTAATGTTTATTTGGGGGCCTTGCCTACCAAAGAATCTGAATTTTCAAAGGAGTTCTTGGCAATTCTTAGGTGGGCTGATAGTATTCGAAAACTGAACGTGCGAACCAACGCTGATACCCCAAAAGATGCTTCGCTGGCCCGAAAATTTGGCGCTGAAGGAATTGGACTCTGTCGTACGGAGCATATGTTTTTTGGCCCAAAACGAATCCAAGCAATGCGGGAAATGATTCTTGCTCCGACCCCAGAACAACGTAAAAAAGCTTTAGAAAAAATATTACCACTCCAAAAACAAGACTTTTTTGAGATATTTAAGGCTATGGATGGCCTCCCCGTGGCCATAAGAACTCTCGACCCCCCACTTCACGAGTTTCTCCCCAAAGATGAGGCGCAGATAAAAAAATTGGCTCAGTCGATGAAGCTACCTATCGACAAGGTAAAGCAAACCATTAGTCAGCTCCAAGAGGATAACCCGATGCTTGGTTTTCGGGGCTGTCGGCTTGGAATTATATATCCCGAAATCACCGAAATGCAGGCTCGAGCAATATTTGAGGCTGCCTGTGAAGCTATCAAACAAGGCATAAAAGTCTTACCGGAAGTTATGGTTCCTTTAGTAGGTTCTGAGAAGGAATTTATCCACCAAAAACAAATAATCGATCGCGTTGCTAATCTGGTTATGGCAAAATATCAAATTAAAGTTAATTATCTAGTCGGCACAATGATTGAAGTACCCCGTGCTGCAGTAATTGCTGATAAATTAGCCAAACATGCCGATTTCTTTTCACTAGGTACCAATGATTTAACCCAAACCGTTTTTGGATATTCCCGGGATGATATTGGAAATTTTTTGCCCCAGTATTTAGAACTAAAAATTCTTGAACACAACCCATTTCAAACAGTTGATCGCGAAGGAGTGGGGAGTTTAATTAAAACTGTAATTAAATTGGCACGCCGGGCTAATCCCAAAATAAAAATCGGAGTCTGTGGCGAACATGGAGGCGATGCCGAGTCAATTGTTTTCTTTCATCAAATTGGAATTGACTATGTAAGTTGTTCGCCCCACCGGATTCCGACTGCTCGAATCGCAGCGGCACAAGCTGCGCTATCGGAAAAACAAAAAAGCTAA
- a CDS encoding DUF1614 domain-containing protein, translating to MFFLPFSLVIFLVFILLLPVIFVLFSTNVIGFAFSKLGIPPQIGMLFYLVSLASSVINIPIYKKHVDELFSFEIPSLHRFLFNIRPEFLNQQVLAVNVGGCILPLLLALFLFFRTPIRPVIICTLIMIILCKILARPTPGIGIAIPAFIPPIVAAILAVLLAGRANAPAVAYISGVLGVLIGADLLNLGIIKKFGYGVMSIGGAGVFDGIFLVGIIAVLIA from the coding sequence ATGTTTTTTCTTCCGTTTTCACTAGTTATCTTTCTTGTTTTTATTTTACTATTGCCTGTAATTTTTGTGCTTTTTTCAACAAATGTAATTGGTTTTGCATTTTCTAAGTTAGGAATTCCGCCACAAATTGGAATGCTATTTTATTTGGTCTCACTAGCCAGTAGCGTTATTAATATTCCTATATACAAAAAACATGTTGACGAACTTTTCTCGTTCGAAATTCCGAGTTTACATCGTTTCTTGTTTAATATTCGTCCCGAATTTCTTAATCAACAAGTGTTAGCGGTAAACGTTGGAGGGTGTATTTTACCTTTACTGCTGGCGTTATTTCTGTTCTTTCGGACCCCGATAAGGCCGGTAATAATCTGTACTCTAATAATGATAATTTTATGTAAAATCTTGGCCCGCCCAACGCCGGGCATCGGAATCGCAATTCCAGCATTTATCCCGCCCATTGTTGCTGCAATTTTAGCAGTTCTTTTAGCAGGTCGGGCTAATGCACCGGCGGTGGCTTATATTTCTGGGGTACTGGGCGTTTTAATAGGTGCCGACCTTCTAAACCTTGGGATAATTAAAAAATTCGGCTACGGAGTTATGAGTATCGGGGGTGCTGGAGTTTTTGATGGGATTTTTTTAGTCGGAATTATCGCGGTCCTTATTGCTTAA
- the topA gene encoding type I DNA topoisomerase, with the protein MKLVIVESPTKAHTIKKLLGRGYTVLSTRGHIKDLPKSRLGVDIDNGFIPYYITIRGKGKIIAEIKKLAQKCKEIYIGTDPDREGEAIAYHVMNVVSNGTQPKRVLFYEITRQGINKGLENPTTVDQNKVNAHIARRVLDRLVGYLVSPILWKTIKSGLSAGRVQTVALRLIVEREREIERFVAKEFWLVYGDFTTSNNEEFRALLKKIDNDEVEITNEAQAQQVKNELEAIGDYRVSKLIVYDRIYKPPQPLITATLQQEAAKILKFSAAKTMYIAQQLFEGVKINNEVTGLITYPRTDSLRIAEEFIQIARQFIEERFGREYLPPEAPRYRDRTLVQGAHEAIRPTNVMLEPANIKTYLTSDQYKLYELIYFRFLASQMAPAIYEITELEIKGGRYTFVTQGIRKKFDGFEKIYKQNIVEKNLPVLSIDERTVLKNITLNQKFTEPPARYSEASLIKKLQINGIGRPSTYATIVSTILERRYVVKKGGRLYPTKLGILVNDILINNFSNIFEVNFTKKMEAELDLVETNQQSWQQVVQEFYSYFKEDLEKIQQDIDKIRKECTEITNEACPNCSSPLVKKWGRYGEFLACSRYPDCKYIKKEPLKLLSQKCPRCGNFLVERESKRGKFIGCSSYPACEYVQFSEDEKVLDEKCPNCQNLLVERAGKFIRCSGYPKCRYRRSVDNKCDAESLSNKDRDNSD; encoded by the coding sequence ATGAAGTTAGTAATTGTGGAATCGCCCACGAAAGCGCATACGATTAAGAAGTTACTAGGAAGAGGCTATACTGTTTTATCAACTCGAGGGCACATAAAGGATTTACCCAAATCACGTTTAGGGGTGGATATTGACAACGGGTTTATTCCATATTACATAACGATTCGCGGAAAAGGTAAAATTATCGCAGAAATAAAGAAATTAGCCCAAAAATGCAAGGAAATTTATATTGGGACCGATCCGGACCGAGAAGGTGAAGCGATAGCCTATCACGTAATGAACGTAGTGTCAAACGGTACACAACCGAAGCGCGTTCTCTTTTATGAGATAACCCGTCAAGGCATAAATAAAGGACTCGAGAATCCGACAACGGTCGACCAAAATAAAGTAAATGCGCATATCGCAAGAAGAGTTTTGGACCGATTAGTGGGTTACTTGGTTTCGCCTATTTTGTGGAAAACGATAAAATCTGGACTCTCGGCTGGACGTGTTCAAACTGTTGCCCTACGATTAATTGTTGAACGGGAACGCGAGATTGAACGGTTTGTCGCAAAAGAATTTTGGCTAGTTTACGGTGACTTCACCACCTCCAACAATGAAGAATTTCGTGCATTGCTAAAAAAAATAGATAATGATGAAGTTGAAATAACTAACGAAGCCCAAGCGCAACAAGTAAAAAATGAGCTTGAAGCAATTGGTGATTACCGGGTCTCGAAATTGATTGTATATGACAGAATCTATAAGCCACCGCAACCACTGATTACTGCGACTCTTCAGCAAGAAGCTGCAAAAATTCTTAAATTTAGTGCCGCTAAGACGATGTATATTGCGCAGCAATTATTTGAAGGCGTCAAAATCAACAACGAAGTTACCGGATTAATTACCTACCCTCGCACCGATTCTTTGCGAATTGCCGAGGAATTTATACAGATTGCGCGGCAATTTATCGAAGAAAGATTTGGCAGGGAATATCTACCCCCAGAGGCCCCACGGTATCGGGACCGTACCCTAGTCCAGGGTGCCCATGAAGCAATTCGACCTACGAATGTTATGCTAGAACCCGCGAACATTAAAACTTATTTAACCTCAGATCAGTATAAACTTTACGAACTAATTTATTTCCGGTTTTTAGCATCACAAATGGCTCCAGCCATCTATGAGATTACCGAACTTGAAATAAAAGGTGGTAGATACACTTTCGTTACTCAAGGGATAAGAAAAAAATTTGATGGATTTGAGAAAATCTACAAACAGAACATTGTTGAGAAAAATCTTCCGGTGTTAAGTATAGATGAACGAACGGTCTTAAAAAATATAACCCTCAATCAGAAATTTACAGAACCTCCAGCTCGCTATTCAGAAGCCAGTTTAATTAAAAAACTTCAAATTAATGGTATTGGACGGCCATCAACATATGCCACAATTGTCTCTACAATCTTAGAAAGACGATATGTTGTGAAAAAAGGTGGGCGTCTTTACCCAACAAAATTAGGTATTTTAGTTAACGACATATTAATTAATAACTTTAGTAATATTTTTGAGGTTAATTTTACTAAAAAAATGGAAGCCGAACTTGACTTGGTTGAGACCAACCAACAAAGCTGGCAACAAGTTGTTCAAGAGTTTTATTCATACTTTAAAGAAGACCTTGAAAAAATCCAACAGGATATTGATAAAATTCGAAAGGAATGCACCGAAATAACCAACGAAGCATGCCCTAATTGCTCTAGCCCGCTAGTTAAAAAATGGGGACGATACGGAGAATTTTTAGCATGTTCTCGATATCCTGACTGTAAATACATTAAGAAAGAACCGTTAAAACTTCTTTCCCAAAAATGTCCAAGGTGTGGTAATTTTTTAGTAGAACGTGAAAGTAAACGTGGCAAATTTATTGGGTGTTCGTCTTACCCGGCATGCGAATATGTTCAATTTTCAGAAGACGAAAAAGTACTAGATGAGAAATGTCCCAATTGTCAGAATCTATTAGTGGAACGGGCAGGAAAGTTTATAAGATGTTCCGGATATCCTAAATGTCGATATAGACGATCGGTTGATAATAAATGCGACGCCGAGAGTTTAAGCAATAAGGACCGCGATAATTCCGACTAA